Genomic DNA from Hordeum vulgare subsp. vulgare chromosome 2H, MorexV3_pseudomolecules_assembly, whole genome shotgun sequence:
GAGGCGAGTGCTCGTCCTCGACGTTCGGCGGCACCAGCACCCCCCACGACGTTTCCGGGAAGATGTACGGCCCCTCCTCGAAGTCACCATTCCTCAGCATGTTGCCTGTTTGGAGTCAGATTTCTCAGCTGATCACATATATATGGTTCCTTTCGACATGCTGAACATTGTTACCATACGTACCACTGGAATGATTATGATGGGGAGGGTAGAGGGCCTTGATGGCAACGGCGATGATGAGAGGGCCGCACGCCGGGTTCTCCTCGATGCCGGTGTTGTGGATGGACAGGCACACATCGCTATGCTTCGCCTTGAAGGCCCAGGAGTAGGAGTCCCAGCCGGTGTTGGTGTACACGGTCTGGATGGGAAGCATGCCGGAGTTGGGGGCGACCGACACGTTGAGCTTCTCTTCCTGGGCGCACGACCGAGCGGCGATCAAGGTGATGGAGTAGTACATGTGACGGGTGACATTGAACTGCGTCCGGATGGTGGCGTCGTTGCCCAGACGCAGGGCGTTGGCTCCCTCGGGCACCGCCAGGATCATGTCGTCCTGCTTGTGCCCCGACTCGATGTATTCGATGAACCCTGAAGTCTCCCAGTATGGTACTGAGTAGCTTCCTGTCACCACCGTGCCGTTCGTCAACTGTGACTTCTCAGGTCCATTTTTGAAGTTTCCGTTGGGTAACAGCCCTACGCAGGAAAATCGATggttgtttctttttttattaatCATATTGTACAGTTAATAAATCTCCTAAACGACGTACACATACAGTTAAAAATAATTGGATTATCAGGGCATAAATGAACAAATTTGTAAAGGAAAAATGGGAACCAAAAAGTTGGATCCAATAAATCAAAAGGGGCCTGTGAGAAAAATTGTATGAAATATAATCCTCAAAGATTCCTATGGCTTTTCTTTGAATCAAATATGCCTTGACAGCGGTTCTTAAAGATACTGCACATGAACTCGTGATGTCCAGCTAACAAATCAACACTAGGATTTAAAGTAAAGAAATCGGAATATTCTTGAAGCTTAATTGTATCTCCAACATTTTCGACCACACACtgaatactactccctctgtatcaAAATACTTGCCTTGGGACTACTACAAATTcccccaacaacaagtatttgGATATAATAGGAGTACATGTACTATTAAATACCACCAATAAATAACTTGTCACATGATATTTCGTCTAGAAAGATCACTGACATAGCTGGTCTGATACACTCCAGTTAGACCGAGTGTGAACAGACAATATTCTGAAGAACAGATATCAGTTGGCCATGTCCATGTACAT
This window encodes:
- the LOC123430465 gene encoding uncharacterized protein LOC123430465; this encodes MTKSTLYTALFLLVALAARGASAVTDGLLPNGNFKNGPEKSQLTNGTVVTGSYSVPYWETSGFIEYIESGHKQDDMILAVPEGANALRLGNDATIRTQFNVTRHMYYSITLIAARSCAQEEKLNVSVAPNSGMLPIQTVYTNTGWDSYSWAFKAKHSDVCLSIHNTGIEENPACGPLIIAVAIKALYPPHHNHSSGNMLRNGDFEEGPYIFPETSWGVLVPPNVEDEHSPLPGWMIMSESKVVKYIDTPHHVVPRGSRAVELVAGLECALLQEVSTVPGWSYRLSFSVGDAGNGCSGSLVVGAYAGQETLKVPYESRGTGGSKLAELHFTAISNLTRVVFHSWNHHMTSQATLCGPVVDDISLVAVHAHAARRLLL